In a single window of the Streptomyces sp. CGMCC 4.7035 genome:
- a CDS encoding TIGR03084 family metal-binding protein → MADPTPVFEDLREESEELDRLVAELSPEEWSLATPAPAWSIAHQIAHLAWTDRSALLAVTDADAFRGLVEKALAAPASFVDEGAEEGARLPPDELLARWRDGRAALATALRAAPPGVRFPWYGPPMSAASMATGRLMETWAHGQDVADALGVVRAPTGRLRHVARIGVRARDFAFGVHGLPAPAGEFRVELTTPSGDLWTYGPEDAPQRVTGPALDFCLLVTQRAHRADLAVRATGPDADRWLDIAQAFAGPPGAGRAPKGAAR, encoded by the coding sequence ATGGCCGACCCGACGCCCGTGTTCGAAGACCTGCGTGAGGAAAGCGAAGAACTCGACCGGCTCGTCGCCGAGTTGAGCCCGGAGGAGTGGTCCCTCGCCACCCCCGCCCCCGCTTGGAGCATCGCGCACCAGATCGCGCACCTCGCCTGGACCGACCGCTCGGCCCTGCTGGCGGTGACCGATGCGGACGCGTTCCGCGGGCTCGTCGAGAAGGCGTTGGCCGCTCCCGCGTCCTTCGTGGACGAAGGGGCGGAGGAAGGTGCCCGACTCCCGCCCGACGAACTGCTGGCGCGATGGCGGGACGGACGTGCCGCGCTCGCCACGGCCCTGCGTGCGGCTCCGCCCGGCGTCCGCTTCCCCTGGTACGGCCCGCCCATGTCGGCCGCCTCCATGGCCACCGGCCGACTGATGGAGACCTGGGCCCACGGCCAGGACGTCGCGGACGCGCTCGGTGTGGTGCGCGCACCTACCGGCCGGCTGCGGCATGTGGCCCGCATCGGGGTGCGGGCGCGTGACTTCGCCTTCGGTGTGCACGGTCTGCCGGCCCCCGCCGGTGAGTTCCGCGTCGAACTCACCACTCCGTCCGGCGACCTGTGGACCTACGGCCCCGAAGACGCCCCCCAGCGCGTCACCGGCCCCGCCCTCGACTTCTGCCTCCTGGTCACACAGCGCGCCCACCGCGCCGACCTCGCCGTACGGGCGACCGGCCCCGACGCCGACCGCTGGCTCGACATCGCCCAGGCCTTCGCCGGTCCGCCCGGCGCCGGACGGGCGCCGAAGGGGGCCGCGCGGTGA
- a CDS encoding EamA family transporter, whose translation MNTPSTTPSTPAPVASAPDPATAAPGGERRGGSLGPVGLVLAGGVSVQFGGALAVSLMPRAGALGVVTLRLVAAAVVLLLVCRPRLRGHSRADWGTVVAFGITMGAMNGLFYQAVARIPLGPAVTLEVLGPLTLSVLASRRAVNLIWAGLALAGVFLLGGGGFGDLDPAGVAFALGAGAMWAAYIVFSARTGRRFPQADGLALAMAVAAVLFVPLGIAESGTKLLVPTTVGLGAAVAMLSSVLPYTLELLALRRLPASTFAILMSLEPAIAGTAGFLILGQSLTPLQALAIALVIAASMGAVRTQVGQGRARVAEPEG comes from the coding sequence GTGAACACCCCGAGCACCACCCCCTCCACCCCGGCCCCGGTCGCGTCCGCGCCGGACCCCGCGACCGCAGCGCCCGGCGGGGAGCGCCGCGGGGGTTCTCTCGGTCCCGTGGGACTGGTGCTCGCGGGAGGTGTCTCCGTGCAGTTCGGCGGGGCCCTCGCGGTGAGCCTGATGCCTCGGGCCGGCGCGCTCGGCGTGGTGACGCTGCGGCTCGTCGCGGCGGCCGTCGTCCTGCTCCTGGTCTGCCGTCCCCGGCTGCGCGGGCACTCGCGCGCCGACTGGGGCACGGTCGTCGCCTTCGGCATCACCATGGGCGCGATGAACGGCCTCTTCTACCAGGCCGTGGCCCGCATTCCGCTGGGCCCCGCGGTCACCCTGGAGGTCCTCGGCCCGCTGACCCTCTCCGTCCTCGCCTCCCGCCGCGCGGTGAACCTGATCTGGGCGGGCCTCGCCCTGGCCGGCGTCTTCCTGCTGGGCGGCGGAGGCTTCGGCGACCTGGACCCGGCGGGCGTCGCCTTCGCGCTGGGCGCGGGCGCGATGTGGGCGGCGTACATCGTCTTCAGCGCCCGTACGGGACGGCGCTTCCCGCAGGCCGACGGGCTCGCGCTGGCGATGGCGGTCGCGGCGGTGCTGTTCGTGCCGCTGGGGATCGCCGAGTCGGGCACGAAGCTGCTCGTACCCACGACGGTCGGGCTGGGCGCGGCCGTGGCGATGCTCTCCTCGGTACTCCCCTACACCCTGGAACTCCTCGCCCTGCGCCGCCTGCCCGCCTCCACCTTCGCGATCCTGATGAGCCTGGAGCCGGCGATCGCCGGGACCGCGGGCTTCCTAATCCTCGGTCAGTCCCTGACTCCGCTCCAGGCGCTCGCGATCGCCCTGGTCATCGCCGCGAGCATGGGAGCGGTACGGACCCAGGTGGGGCAGGGCCGGGCGAGGGTGGCGGAGCCGGAGGGCTAG
- a CDS encoding MBL fold metallo-hydrolase, which yields MTHPTEPAASKRRTFLKRAAVAAAVPATATLLGSGLPGTAFADGSPVLPDYAPIPSASVGPGLNEDGYFVGQIKGNLYWVTDSYYQAMFLTTQDGVVLVDAPPTIGHNLLRAIDKVTQANGMPGKVTHLVYSHSHADHIGAASLFGKDVVRIGHSETRRLLRIDADPNRPAPTETFDNRYVLKVGGERLELAYHGPNHSPDNIFIYAPDYATLMVVDVLYPGWVPFKSLAVSQDIPAWIKAHDVAMDYPWTTLVGGHLGRLGVRADGQIQKEYIADLETSTRKAMTSLDPTPYFQKYGPSGNSWAIFKTYLDAVAEEAARPVVAKYTGTLAAADVYTVDNAFTMLESLRIDAGILGPFSIRP from the coding sequence ATGACACACCCCACAGAACCGGCCGCTTCGAAACGTCGCACCTTCCTCAAGCGCGCCGCGGTCGCCGCTGCGGTGCCTGCCACCGCCACGCTGCTGGGCAGCGGCCTCCCCGGCACCGCCTTCGCTGACGGGTCCCCAGTGCTCCCCGATTACGCGCCCATCCCCTCGGCATCGGTCGGGCCCGGGCTCAACGAGGACGGCTATTTCGTCGGCCAGATCAAGGGCAACCTCTACTGGGTCACCGATTCCTACTACCAGGCCATGTTCCTGACCACGCAGGACGGCGTCGTGCTCGTCGACGCGCCGCCCACCATCGGGCACAACCTGCTGCGCGCCATCGACAAGGTGACCCAAGCCAATGGCATGCCCGGGAAGGTGACCCATCTGGTCTACTCCCACTCGCACGCCGACCACATCGGCGCCGCGTCCCTCTTCGGCAAGGACGTGGTACGCATCGGCCACAGCGAGACCCGTCGGCTGCTGCGCATCGACGCCGACCCCAACCGTCCGGCGCCCACCGAGACCTTCGACAACCGCTATGTGCTGAAGGTGGGCGGTGAGCGTCTCGAGCTCGCCTACCACGGCCCGAACCACTCGCCGGACAACATCTTCATCTACGCCCCGGACTACGCGACGCTGATGGTCGTGGACGTGCTCTACCCCGGCTGGGTGCCGTTCAAGAGCCTCGCGGTGTCGCAGGACATCCCGGCCTGGATCAAGGCCCATGACGTGGCCATGGACTACCCGTGGACCACCCTCGTCGGCGGTCACCTCGGGCGCCTGGGCGTCCGCGCCGACGGCCAAATCCAGAAGGAGTACATCGCAGACCTGGAGACCAGCACCCGCAAGGCCATGACATCGCTGGACCCCACGCCGTACTTCCAGAAGTACGGGCCTTCCGGAAACTCCTGGGCCATCTTCAAGACCTACCTCGACGCGGTTGCCGAAGAGGCGGCGCGCCCGGTCGTCGCCAAGTACACCGGCACCCTGGCCGCCGCTGATGTCTACACCGTGGACAACGCCTTCACCATGCTGGAGTCGCTGCGCATCGACGCCGGGATCCTTGGACCCTTCAGCATCCGTCCGTAA
- a CDS encoding RNA-guided endonuclease InsQ/TnpB family protein, whose amino-acid sequence MQLRYAFRLDPTPGQRSALARAFGCARVVYNDAIAARERARAAGEAFPTAAVLSRTLVTEAKRTRERHWLGEVSAVVLQQSLRDAESAYRHFFASLKGARKGARVGVPRFKSRKDERQAVRFTANARWKITEAGRLLLPKIGEVKVRWSRTLPAIPSSVTVIKDAAGRYFASFVIDTDPEQDRTRFSEPDPGSALGIDLGLTLPQTPSGGTPIAVLSDGTKIDSPRFLRRAEKKLKKAQRELSRKQKGSRNREKARLKVARAHAQVADARREFHHQLSTRLIRESQAVAVEDLAVQGLARTRLAKSVHDAGWSRFVGMLEYKAKRYGRTFVKVGRFEPTSQVCSTCGHRDGPKHLDVREWTCTACGTLHDRDHNAAKNIKAAGLAVTACGAPVRPEPVLAQREETGSHGSPPDARAA is encoded by the coding sequence ATGCAGCTTCGGTATGCCTTCCGTCTCGACCCGACGCCGGGTCAGCGCAGCGCGCTGGCGAGGGCGTTCGGGTGCGCGCGGGTGGTGTACAACGACGCGATCGCGGCGCGGGAGCGGGCGCGGGCGGCGGGGGAGGCGTTCCCCACGGCGGCGGTGCTGTCGAGGACGCTGGTCACCGAGGCGAAGAGGACCCGTGAGCGGCACTGGCTGGGCGAGGTGTCGGCGGTGGTGCTGCAGCAGTCGCTGCGGGATGCGGAGAGCGCCTACCGGCACTTCTTCGCCTCCCTGAAGGGAGCCCGGAAAGGAGCGCGGGTAGGGGTGCCCCGCTTCAAGTCCCGCAAGGACGAAAGGCAGGCGGTCCGGTTCACCGCGAACGCGCGCTGGAAGATCACCGAGGCCGGGAGGCTGTTGCTGCCGAAGATCGGCGAGGTGAAAGTGCGCTGGTCGCGCACGCTGCCCGCCATCCCCTCCAGCGTCACGGTGATCAAGGACGCGGCCGGGCGATACTTCGCCTCCTTCGTCATCGACACCGACCCGGAGCAGGACCGGACCCGCTTCAGCGAGCCGGACCCCGGCAGTGCCCTCGGTATCGACCTGGGCCTGACCCTCCCCCAGACTCCGTCCGGGGGGACCCCCATCGCCGTCCTGTCCGACGGCACGAAGATCGACTCCCCGCGGTTTTTGCGCCGCGCCGAGAAGAAACTGAAGAAGGCCCAGCGGGAGCTGTCCCGCAAGCAGAAGGGATCCAGGAACCGGGAAAAGGCCCGGCTGAAAGTCGCCCGCGCCCACGCGCAGGTAGCTGACGCGCGCCGCGAGTTCCACCACCAGCTCTCCACCAGGCTGATCCGCGAGAGCCAAGCGGTCGCGGTGGAGGATCTGGCGGTCCAGGGATTGGCGCGCACCCGGTTGGCCAAGAGTGTGCATGATGCGGGCTGGTCCCGGTTCGTGGGCATGCTGGAGTACAAGGCGAAGCGGTACGGCCGGACCTTCGTGAAGGTCGGCCGGTTCGAGCCCACCAGCCAGGTGTGCTCCACCTGCGGCCACCGCGATGGTCCCAAACACCTCGACGTGCGGGAATGGACCTGCACGGCCTGCGGCACCCTCCACGACCGGGACCACAACGCCGCGAAGAACATCAAGGCCGCCGGACTGGCGGTGACAGCCTGCGGAGCGCCGGTAAGACCAGAACCCGTTCTGGCACAGCGCGAAGAAACAGGAAGCCACGGAAGCCCGCCCGATGCCCGTGCCGCGTAG
- a CDS encoding acyclic terpene utilization AtuA family protein: MTILRIGNASGFYGDRFDALREMLTGGPLDVVTGDYLAELTMLILGRDRLKNPAGGYARTFLGQLEECLGLAHERGVRVVANAGGLNPAGLADAVRELADRLGIPVRVAHVEGDDLTASLPPGLDRARPGGTPMAALAAHAYLGGQGIATCLREGADVVVTGRVTDAALVTGPAVAHFGWGPEEYDRLAGAVVAGHLLECGAQATGGNYAFFAEHPPELLRHPGFPLAELHEDGSSVITKHDGTGGVVDIGTVTAQLLYETAGARYAGPDVTARLDTVRLTREAPDRVRIEGVRGEAPPPTLKVGLNRLGGFRNEVAFVLTGLDIEAKAALVRAQMEAALDAAKSLPAEVRWDLARTEHPDAPTEETASALLRLVVRDRDPEVVGRALSGAAVELALASYPGFHMVAPPGKGSPYGVFEDVHVPHGAVDHVAVLHDGHRIPIAPAHDTLVLDDVPEPPLPEPLPGGPTRRAPLGRVAGARSGDKGGNANVGLWVRTDEAWRWLAHTLTVDRFRELLPETAALPVVRHVLPNLRALNFVVEGLLGEGVAAQHRFDPQAKGLGEWLRARHLEIPEALL; this comes from the coding sequence GTGACGATCCTCCGCATCGGCAACGCCTCCGGCTTCTACGGCGACCGCTTCGACGCCCTGCGCGAGATGCTCACCGGCGGCCCCCTCGACGTCGTCACCGGCGACTACCTCGCCGAGCTGACGATGCTGATCCTCGGCCGCGACCGCCTCAAGAACCCGGCCGGAGGCTATGCGCGCACGTTCCTGGGGCAGTTGGAGGAGTGCCTGGGGCTCGCGCACGAGCGGGGCGTACGGGTCGTGGCCAACGCCGGCGGTCTCAACCCGGCCGGACTCGCCGACGCCGTACGCGAGTTGGCCGACCGCCTGGGAATCCCCGTACGCGTGGCCCATGTCGAGGGCGACGACCTCACCGCCTCCCTCCCCCCAGGTCTCGATCGCGCTCGACCAGGGGGGACCCCCATGGCCGCCCTCGCCGCCCACGCCTACCTCGGCGGCCAGGGCATCGCCACGTGCCTGCGCGAGGGGGCCGACGTCGTGGTCACCGGGCGCGTGACGGACGCCGCGCTCGTCACCGGACCCGCCGTCGCCCACTTCGGCTGGGGGCCCGAGGAGTACGACCGGCTGGCGGGCGCGGTGGTCGCCGGGCACCTCCTGGAGTGCGGGGCGCAGGCCACCGGCGGCAACTACGCCTTCTTCGCCGAACACCCGCCCGAGCTGCTGCGGCACCCGGGCTTCCCGCTCGCCGAACTCCACGAGGACGGCAGCAGCGTCATCACCAAGCACGACGGCACCGGCGGTGTCGTGGACATCGGCACGGTCACCGCGCAACTCCTGTACGAGACGGCCGGGGCCCGGTACGCCGGCCCGGACGTCACCGCGCGCCTCGACACGGTCCGGCTCACGCGGGAGGCGCCCGACCGGGTGCGGATCGAGGGCGTACGCGGGGAGGCGCCGCCCCCGACCCTCAAGGTCGGCCTCAACCGCCTCGGCGGCTTCCGCAACGAGGTCGCCTTCGTGCTGACCGGGCTCGACATCGAGGCCAAGGCGGCGCTGGTCCGGGCCCAGATGGAGGCGGCACTGGACGCGGCCAAGTCCCTCCCGGCGGAAGTGCGCTGGGATCTCGCCCGCACCGAGCACCCCGACGCCCCGACCGAGGAGACGGCGAGCGCGCTGCTGCGGCTCGTCGTCCGGGACCGGGACCCGGAGGTGGTGGGGCGGGCGCTGAGCGGGGCCGCGGTCGAACTGGCGCTCGCGAGTTACCCCGGATTCCATATGGTCGCGCCACCGGGGAAGGGCTCACCGTATGGAGTCTTCGAAGATGTCCACGTCCCCCATGGCGCCGTCGACCATGTGGCGGTCCTCCACGACGGACACCGGATCCCTATAGCCCCGGCCCACGACACGCTCGTACTCGACGACGTACCGGAGCCGCCCCTGCCCGAACCGCTGCCCGGGGGCCCCACCCGACGCGCCCCCCTCGGCCGGGTCGCCGGGGCCCGCAGCGGCGACAAGGGCGGGAACGCCAACGTCGGACTGTGGGTCCGCACGGACGAGGCCTGGCGCTGGCTCGCCCACACCCTCACCGTCGACCGCTTCCGCGAACTCCTCCCGGAGACGGCCGCCCTGCCCGTCGTACGCCACGTCCTGCCGAACCTGCGCGCCCTGAACTTCGTCGTCGAGGGGCTGCTGGGCGAGGGCGTTGCCGCCCAGCACCGCTTCGACCCGCAGGCCAAGGGCCTCGGCGAATGGCTGCGCGCCCGCCACCTGGAGATACCGGAGGCCCTCCTTTGA
- a CDS encoding acyl-CoA carboxylase subunit beta, whose translation MTVLSSALDTRGPDYLAHRDAMLAKLADLDAEHAKALAGGGPKYVERHRARGKLLARERIELLLDPDTPFLELSPLAAWGSDYAVGASLVTGIGVVEGVECLITANDPTVRGGASNPWSLKKALRANDIALANRLPCISLVESGGADLPSQKEIFIPGGAIFRDLTRLSAAGIPTVAVVFGNSTAGGAYIPGMSDHVIMVKERAKVFLGGPPLVKMATGEESDDESLGGAEMHARVSGLADHFAVDEQDALRQARRVVARLNHRKAYADPGPAAPPKYDEEELLGVVPGDLKVPFDPREVIARIVDASDFDEFKPLYGTSLCTGWATLHGYPVGILANAQGVLFSEESQKAAQFIQLANQRDIPLLFLHNTTGYMVGREYEQGGIIKHGAMMINAVSNSRVPHLSVLMGASYGAGHYGMCGRAYDPRFLFAWPSAKSAVMGPQQLAGVLSIVARQSAAAKGQPYDEDADAALRAMVEQQIESESLPMFLSGRLYDDGVIDPRDTRTVLGLCLSAIHTAPYEGARGGFGVFRM comes from the coding sequence TTGACCGTCCTGTCCTCGGCCCTGGACACCCGCGGCCCCGACTACCTCGCCCACCGCGACGCCATGCTCGCCAAGCTCGCCGACCTCGACGCCGAGCACGCGAAGGCCCTCGCGGGCGGCGGCCCGAAGTACGTCGAACGGCACCGAGCGCGCGGGAAGCTCCTCGCCCGCGAGCGCATCGAGCTGCTCCTCGACCCGGACACGCCCTTCCTGGAACTGTCCCCGCTCGCCGCCTGGGGCAGCGACTACGCGGTGGGCGCCTCCCTCGTCACCGGCATCGGCGTCGTCGAGGGCGTCGAGTGTCTGATCACCGCGAACGACCCGACCGTGCGGGGCGGCGCCAGTAACCCGTGGAGCCTGAAGAAGGCCCTGCGCGCCAACGACATCGCGCTCGCCAACCGGCTGCCGTGCATCAGCCTGGTGGAGTCCGGGGGCGCCGATCTGCCCTCCCAGAAGGAGATCTTCATCCCCGGCGGCGCCATCTTCCGTGATCTGACCCGCCTGTCCGCCGCCGGAATCCCCACCGTTGCGGTCGTCTTCGGGAACTCGACGGCCGGCGGCGCGTACATCCCCGGCATGTCCGACCACGTGATCATGGTCAAGGAGCGCGCCAAGGTCTTCCTCGGCGGGCCGCCGCTGGTGAAGATGGCCACCGGCGAGGAGAGCGACGACGAGTCCCTGGGCGGCGCCGAGATGCACGCGCGCGTGTCGGGCCTCGCCGACCACTTCGCCGTCGACGAGCAGGACGCCCTGCGTCAGGCGCGACGCGTGGTCGCCCGCCTCAACCACCGCAAGGCGTACGCCGACCCGGGCCCGGCAGCCCCTCCCAAGTACGACGAGGAAGAACTCCTGGGAGTCGTGCCCGGCGACCTGAAGGTGCCCTTCGACCCGCGCGAGGTCATCGCCCGCATCGTCGACGCCTCCGACTTCGACGAGTTCAAGCCGCTGTACGGGACGAGCCTGTGCACCGGGTGGGCCACCCTGCACGGCTACCCGGTCGGGATCCTGGCCAACGCCCAGGGCGTGCTGTTCAGCGAGGAGTCCCAGAAGGCGGCCCAGTTCATCCAGCTCGCCAACCAGCGCGACATCCCGCTGCTCTTCCTGCACAACACCACCGGCTACATGGTCGGCAGGGAGTACGAGCAGGGCGGCATCATCAAGCACGGCGCGATGATGATCAACGCGGTGTCCAACAGCCGTGTCCCGCACCTGTCCGTGCTCATGGGCGCCTCCTACGGGGCCGGTCACTACGGCATGTGCGGGCGGGCGTACGACCCGCGCTTCCTGTTCGCCTGGCCCAGCGCCAAGTCGGCCGTCATGGGCCCGCAGCAGCTCGCCGGCGTCCTCTCGATCGTCGCCCGGCAGTCGGCGGCCGCGAAGGGACAGCCCTACGACGAGGACGCGGACGCCGCGCTGCGCGCCATGGTGGAGCAGCAGATCGAGTCCGAGTCCCTGCCGATGTTCCTGTCCGGGCGGCTGTACGACGACGGGGTCATCGACCCGCGCGACACCCGCACCGTCCTCGGCCTGTGCCTGTCCGCGATCCACACCGCGCCCTACGAGGGCGCGCGTGGCGGGTTCGGCGTCTTCCGGATGTGA
- a CDS encoding lipid II:glycine glycyltransferase FemX, producing MTLRLRPVSREEHLAFIASRPSASHMQVPSWGEVKPDWRAESLGWFEEGGDRPAGVGLVLFRPLPKLKRYLAYLPEGPVIDWHAPDLDRWLAPLLAYLKSRGAFSVKMGPPVVVRRWSADAVKAAIADPGARRLGDVPATEHEPGADGIADRLRRMGWQQSEPGGEDGFAAGQPRYVFQVPLAGRTLDDIQRGLNQQWRRNVKKAEKAGVKVVQGGYDDLPAFYTLYTETAARDRFIPRPLPYFQRMWTALTAEDPDRMRLYLAHHDGEVLAAATMLTVGTHVWYSYGASTGRRREVQPNNAIQWRMLTDAHAMGAAVYDLRGITDTLEDTNHLLGLLRFKVGTGGHAVEYLGEWDFPLNRLLHKALELYMSRR from the coding sequence ATGACCCTCCGCCTCCGCCCGGTCTCCCGGGAAGAACACCTGGCGTTCATCGCGTCGCGCCCGTCGGCCAGCCATATGCAGGTGCCCTCGTGGGGCGAGGTGAAGCCGGACTGGCGGGCGGAGAGCCTGGGCTGGTTCGAGGAGGGCGGAGACCGGCCGGCCGGGGTGGGACTGGTCCTGTTCCGTCCGCTGCCGAAGCTCAAGCGGTATCTGGCGTATCTGCCCGAGGGCCCGGTGATCGACTGGCACGCGCCGGACCTCGACCGGTGGCTGGCGCCGCTGCTCGCGTACCTCAAGAGCCGCGGCGCGTTCTCGGTGAAGATGGGCCCGCCCGTGGTCGTACGCCGCTGGAGCGCGGACGCCGTCAAGGCGGCGATCGCGGACCCGGGAGCCCGGCGGCTGGGGGACGTCCCGGCGACCGAGCACGAGCCGGGCGCGGACGGGATCGCGGACCGGCTGCGCCGCATGGGCTGGCAGCAGAGCGAACCGGGCGGCGAGGACGGCTTCGCCGCCGGTCAGCCCCGGTACGTCTTCCAGGTGCCGCTCGCGGGACGGACACTGGACGACATCCAGCGCGGTCTCAACCAGCAGTGGCGCCGCAACGTGAAGAAGGCCGAGAAGGCGGGCGTGAAGGTGGTCCAGGGCGGCTACGACGACCTCCCGGCCTTCTACACCCTTTACACGGAGACCGCCGCACGCGACCGCTTCATCCCGCGCCCCCTGCCGTACTTCCAGCGGATGTGGACCGCGCTGACGGCGGAGGACCCGGACCGCATGCGGCTCTACCTCGCCCACCACGACGGCGAGGTCCTGGCCGCCGCGACGATGCTGACGGTCGGTACGCACGTCTGGTACTCGTACGGCGCCTCCACCGGCCGCAGACGCGAGGTCCAGCCGAACAACGCGATCCAGTGGCGCATGCTGACCGACGCCCACGCCATGGGCGCCGCCGTCTACGACCTGCGCGGCATCACCGACACCCTGGAGGACACCAATCACCTCCTCGGCCTGCTCCGCTTCAAGGTCGGCACGGGCGGACACGCGGTGGAGTACCTGGGAGAGTGGGACTTCCCGCTCAACCGCCTGCTGCACAAGGCACTGGAGCTGTACATGTCGCGCCGGTGA